A window of Bacteroidota bacterium contains these coding sequences:
- the purH gene encoding bifunctional phosphoribosylaminoimidazolecarboxamide formyltransferase/IMP cyclohydrolase, translated as MNKKINNALVSVYYKDHLDKIISLLEKLDIGIYSTGGTYDHIVRNGTEAHTVESLTSYPSILGGRVKTLHPKVFGGILGRRQHEEDVRQMHEYSIPEFDLVIVDLYPFESTVASGAPENEIIEKIDIGGISLIRAAAKNFTDVLVIPSSLYYNELIKILEEGQGYTSLEQRKYFATRAFEVSSAYDTAIFQYFNQEQHLPAFRYASSGEMTLRYGENPHQRGYFFGKTEDVFEQLHGKEISYNNLVDIDAGIQLIAEFNPVCFAILKHTNPCGLACRDNVRDAYLAALEADPLSAFGGVLICNGDIDLPAAEEINKLFFEVILAGNYEDNALDLLKSKKNRIILKKNSFSFPRKQFKSLLNGVLMQDKDEIPLSLDEMETVTVKQPDPAVKEDLLFANKVVKHTKSNAIVLAKNKQLIAGGVGQTSRVDAVKQAIEKAHTFGFDLQGAVMASDAFFPFSDSVELAHKAGIDAVIQPGGSVRDQESIDYCNQNGLSMVFTGKRHFKH; from the coding sequence ATGAACAAGAAAATCAATAATGCCCTTGTTTCGGTTTATTATAAAGATCATCTGGATAAGATCATATCTTTATTGGAAAAGCTTGACATTGGCATATATTCGACAGGAGGAACCTACGATCATATTGTAAGGAACGGGACGGAGGCCCATACAGTGGAATCCCTCACGAGCTATCCTTCGATACTTGGAGGAAGGGTTAAAACTTTGCACCCAAAGGTTTTTGGGGGCATACTTGGCCGCCGCCAACACGAAGAAGACGTCCGGCAAATGCACGAATACAGCATTCCGGAATTCGACCTGGTGATCGTGGATCTCTATCCCTTTGAAAGTACTGTTGCCTCCGGAGCACCGGAAAATGAGATCATTGAGAAAATCGATATTGGGGGCATATCGCTCATAAGGGCTGCCGCGAAAAATTTTACCGACGTATTGGTAATTCCTTCCTCGCTGTATTATAATGAATTAATAAAAATCCTGGAAGAAGGACAAGGTTATACCAGCCTTGAGCAACGTAAATATTTTGCCACCCGGGCTTTTGAAGTCTCCTCGGCCTATGATACTGCCATATTTCAGTATTTCAACCAGGAACAACATTTGCCTGCATTCAGGTATGCTTCATCCGGTGAGATGACACTCCGTTACGGTGAAAATCCTCACCAAAGGGGATATTTTTTCGGTAAGACCGAAGATGTATTCGAACAACTCCATGGTAAAGAAATCAGTTATAACAACCTTGTAGATATCGATGCGGGTATACAGCTTATTGCTGAATTCAATCCTGTTTGCTTTGCCATCCTGAAACATACAAATCCTTGTGGATTAGCATGCAGGGACAATGTCAGGGATGCTTACCTGGCTGCCCTCGAAGCCGACCCCTTATCCGCTTTCGGTGGGGTTTTGATTTGTAACGGAGATATTGATCTTCCTGCTGCTGAAGAAATCAATAAGCTTTTCTTTGAGGTGATCCTGGCCGGCAATTATGAAGATAATGCCCTGGATCTTCTTAAGTCAAAGAAAAACAGGATCATTTTGAAGAAAAATTCATTCAGTTTTCCGCGCAAACAGTTTAAATCACTGCTTAACGGGGTATTGATGCAGGATAAGGACGAAATACCGCTTTCTCTCGATGAAATGGAAACCGTAACGGTAAAACAACCCGATCCTGCTGTAAAAGAAGATCTTTTATTTGCCAACAAAGTGGTGAAACATACCAAATCAAACGCCATCGTGCTGGCAAAGAACAAACAGTTGATTGCGGGTGGAGTTGGACAAACTTCCCGTGTAGATGCTGTAAAGCAAGCTATTGAAAAAGCGCATACCTTTGGATTCGATCTGCAGGGAGCCGTAATGGCTTCCGATGCGTTTTTTCCCTTCTCCGATTCCGTGGAACTGGCTCATAAAGCAGGAATCGATGCAGTGATACAACCAGGAGGATCAGTAAGAGACCAGGAATCTATCGACTATTGCAACCAAAACGGTTTGTCGATGGTTTTCACAGGAAAACGGCATTTTAAACACTAA
- a CDS encoding ABC transporter permease has product MIVIRLIRESFVFAMHELVVNKTRTVLTLLGITIGIFSIISIYTIFDSMERNIRKGIESLGDNVLFIQKWPWAMGGDYPWWKYFQRPEPTLDDLREIQKRSMTADAAAFFIGTSRTVKYLGNSIENANIIAVSHDYSRVMPFDLSDGRYFTPVESQAGRPVAIIGSEIATNLFQGLDPIGRKIKIFGRNIEVIGLMKKEGEDFFGNTSDDQIIIPIQFARSELNIRDMGTTILVRGKPNVSNEEMKDELTGILRSVHKLKPRAEDDFAINETDIITKGFDQLFGVIAVVGLIISIFSLLVGGFGIANIMFVSVRERINIIGIQKSLGAKRYFILLQFLFESVFLALIGGLIGLLLVLILTFAGESLFDMELMLTMRNIIIGVVVSSMIGLLSGIIPAYMASRLDPVEAIRSNS; this is encoded by the coding sequence ATGATAGTCATTCGTCTTATACGGGAAAGTTTTGTCTTTGCCATGCATGAACTTGTGGTTAACAAGACCCGCACAGTTTTAACGCTTTTAGGCATAACCATTGGTATTTTTTCGATCATATCGATTTATACCATTTTTGATTCTATGGAGCGGAATATCCGTAAAGGGATAGAATCGTTGGGAGATAATGTTTTATTCATACAGAAGTGGCCCTGGGCCATGGGTGGTGATTATCCCTGGTGGAAGTATTTTCAGCGACCTGAGCCTACTCTTGACGATTTGCGTGAGATACAAAAGCGGAGTATGACAGCAGATGCTGCCGCATTCTTTATCGGGACGTCGAGGACGGTGAAGTACCTGGGAAACAGCATTGAAAATGCGAATATTATAGCGGTTTCACACGATTATTCACGGGTAATGCCATTCGACCTGAGTGATGGCAGGTATTTTACTCCTGTAGAATCGCAGGCGGGCCGGCCGGTTGCCATCATAGGGTCGGAGATCGCCACCAATCTCTTCCAGGGCCTTGATCCCATCGGAAGGAAAATCAAGATTTTTGGCAGGAACATCGAAGTTATCGGGTTGATGAAAAAAGAAGGAGAAGACTTCTTTGGCAATACTTCTGACGACCAGATCATCATTCCCATACAGTTTGCACGGTCCGAACTCAACATTCGGGACATGGGTACTACTATTCTGGTGAGAGGAAAACCCAATGTGAGCAATGAAGAGATGAAAGATGAGCTGACGGGCATCCTGAGGAGTGTTCATAAGTTAAAGCCCCGTGCGGAGGATGATTTCGCCATCAATGAGACCGATATAATCACCAAGGGATTCGACCAGTTATTTGGAGTCATCGCGGTTGTAGGGCTCATTATCAGTATTTTCTCACTGTTGGTAGGAGGTTTTGGGATTGCCAACATCATGTTTGTAAGTGTGAGGGAGAGGATCAACATCATCGGCATACAGAAATCACTGGGAGCAAAGCGTTATTTCATCCTGTTGCAATTCCTGTTTGAATCGGTATTCCTGGCATTGATCGGTGGTTTGATCGGATTGCTTCTGGTACTTATATTAACCTTTGCCGGGGAGAGCCTGTTCGATATGGAGTTGATGCTCACCATGAGGAATATCATCATCGGGGTGGTTGTATCTTCGATGATCGGACTATTATCGGGGATTATCCCGGCTTATATGGCTTCCAGGCTTGATCCCGTGGAAGCCATACGTTCCAATTCCTAA
- a CDS encoding SurA N-terminal domain-containing protein — MAVIGRIRKHSGLAVILVGVAIAAFVLSDLFSARPNQYKDVGEIEDVKISFSDFNYRVEENIEAQKINQNKENLTYDEAFVVRNNTWDQYLNEILMDNEYEELGLAVSSDELFDLIQGNNPHRLILQYFVNPETGRFDREFVIRYLQSLNQMTPQQQRQWVNFEKYIKRDRVNTKYNNLISKGFYVPDAFAKMQYENQKKNAEFRYAYKKYADVPDSLVSYTDDEYMEYYEENKHKFEQEFTRDIDYIVFDVEPSDEDYEKTKAEVFRIFQELQYSENIEMFVNATSDNRYDSTWWLQGVLPVALDTIAFNAAPGTLIQPYFLDNAWHMGKLIDVQYRPDSMKAEHILIAYRGALRAAEDVTRNRERAQAIADSLYNILRRNPNRLQELAVAFSNDGSVQSNNGDLGWFPDGAMIHAFNEAVANGKPGDVEFIETPFGFHVLKITGKSTPVKKARVAVIDRAVEPSTETFQKIYVEASKFAGENNNPEKFEQAVIDLGLDKRSATYLKEMTNTIPGLDNPRSVVRWVFSDNAKVDAVSPVFDLDGKYLVALITAERQKGVISADEMRERLVNNMKNEKKGEYISELISKNGSSDLNVLARDLNLDLDTNYTLTFDSRNIPGFGAEHRIIGTIFAMNENEFKGPLQGGGAVFAIVVDRFGQVPETATFDFYKKNLETEFQRRVDNNYPYRAIMDNADIIDNRVYFY; from the coding sequence ATGGCTGTTATAGGTAGAATCAGAAAACATTCCGGCTTAGCTGTAATTCTTGTTGGCGTTGCTATCGCCGCTTTTGTACTCAGCGATCTTTTTTCGGCAAGACCTAACCAATACAAAGATGTTGGTGAGATAGAAGATGTTAAAATTTCTTTTTCGGATTTCAACTATCGGGTGGAAGAAAATATAGAGGCCCAGAAGATCAACCAGAACAAGGAAAACCTTACCTATGACGAAGCTTTCGTGGTAAGAAACAATACCTGGGACCAGTACTTGAATGAAATCCTTATGGATAATGAATATGAAGAACTTGGTCTGGCTGTTTCATCGGATGAACTGTTCGATCTGATACAGGGAAACAACCCACACAGACTGATCCTCCAATATTTCGTTAATCCTGAAACGGGACGTTTCGATCGCGAATTTGTGATCCGTTATCTCCAAAGTCTCAATCAAATGACGCCTCAACAGCAAAGACAATGGGTGAATTTTGAGAAATACATCAAACGTGACCGGGTTAATACCAAATACAATAACCTGATCAGCAAAGGTTTTTATGTTCCGGACGCATTTGCTAAAATGCAGTATGAAAACCAAAAGAAAAACGCAGAATTCCGCTATGCTTATAAAAAATATGCTGATGTACCCGATTCACTGGTATCTTACACCGATGATGAATACATGGAATACTACGAAGAAAACAAACATAAATTCGAGCAGGAATTTACGCGCGATATCGACTACATAGTTTTTGATGTGGAGCCTTCGGATGAGGATTATGAAAAAACAAAAGCTGAGGTTTTCAGGATTTTCCAGGAACTTCAATATTCCGAGAACATCGAGATGTTTGTAAACGCCACTTCCGACAACCGTTACGACAGCACATGGTGGCTTCAGGGCGTTCTTCCTGTTGCTTTGGATACCATTGCTTTCAACGCAGCACCCGGAACATTGATACAGCCTTATTTCCTGGATAATGCCTGGCATATGGGTAAACTGATCGATGTACAATACCGTCCTGACTCCATGAAGGCCGAACATATACTTATTGCATACCGCGGAGCTCTCCGTGCTGCAGAAGACGTGACCCGTAACCGTGAACGTGCTCAGGCAATAGCTGATAGCCTTTATAATATCCTACGTCGTAACCCCAACCGTCTCCAGGAACTTGCTGTGGCTTTTTCCAACGACGGTTCGGTTCAATCCAATAATGGAGACCTGGGCTGGTTCCCCGATGGGGCTATGATACACGCCTTCAATGAAGCCGTCGCAAATGGAAAACCCGGTGATGTGGAATTTATTGAAACACCCTTTGGTTTCCATGTTCTGAAGATTACAGGAAAGTCAACCCCCGTGAAGAAAGCCCGGGTTGCAGTTATCGACCGCGCCGTTGAACCCAGCACCGAAACATTCCAGAAAATTTACGTGGAAGCCAGCAAATTTGCCGGTGAAAACAATAATCCCGAAAAATTCGAGCAGGCCGTGATCGACCTGGGCCTTGATAAAAGATCAGCTACCTACCTCAAGGAAATGACAAACACCATTCCCGGACTGGATAACCCGCGCTCCGTTGTCCGCTGGGTATTTAGTGATAATGCAAAAGTAGACGCCGTTTCACCCGTATTCGACCTCGATGGTAAATACCTGGTAGCTCTTATTACCGCTGAAAGACAAAAAGGAGTGATATCTGCCGATGAAATGAGGGAAAGACTGGTCAATAACATGAAAAATGAGAAGAAAGGCGAATATATTTCTGAACTGATCAGCAAAAACGGATCTTCAGACCTGAATGTTCTTGCAAGAGATCTGAATCTTGATCTCGACACGAATTATACCCTTACCTTCGATTCCAGGAATATCCCGGGATTCGGAGCAGAACACCGCATTATCGGTACCATATTTGCCATGAATGAAAACGAGTTCAAAGGACCCCTGCAGGGCGGTGGAGCTGTTTTTGCTATCGTAGTAGACCGTTTCGGACAAGTACCCGAAACCGCAACCTTCGATTTTTACAAGAAAAACCTGGAAACCGAATTCCAGAGAAGAGTGGATAACAATTATCCTTACCGTGCTATCATGGATAACGCGGACATCATCGATAACAGAGTTTACTTCTATTAG
- a CDS encoding hemolysin family protein, whose amino-acid sequence MDNWLIVIITLLLSAFFSGMETAFSLSNSLKIEIDKSKGLLPARIISFLNSRPSRFTGTILLGNDFAIVVGTIALAGLLESLIPYQTAFSWVLLPLQIIVAFILIILLAEFLPKILVRINPNAVLNIFAIPFFVIYILFCPLVLIFNILGKMFFMIIFREKPVVRRTVMHSTDLDDYLQTFAGEQSQEGSSIPEIQMFQNAIEFRDVKIRECMVPRTDIEAIEVNDSIDNLRKKFSETGFSKIPVFQDSIDNIIGYTHHSDLFHNPQSIARIIRSLNYIPETMLANEVLSMFIREHKSIAVVVDEFGGTSGMVTMEDIIEEIFGEIEDEYDEEDLVEKDLGNGEYLFSGRLEIDYLNEKYNLNLPESEDYETLAGLILRHHESIPGPDEKIIIGDMLFHIVHSSRNRIDQVHLKSEE is encoded by the coding sequence ATGGACAACTGGCTGATCGTTATCATCACCCTGCTCCTGTCGGCCTTTTTTTCAGGCATGGAAACAGCTTTTTCCTTGTCAAACAGCCTGAAAATTGAAATTGATAAAAGCAAAGGGCTTCTTCCCGCCCGCATTATTTCTTTCCTGAATTCCCGTCCCTCCAGATTCACAGGAACCATTCTGCTGGGTAATGATTTTGCCATTGTGGTTGGTACGATAGCCCTTGCAGGATTGCTCGAATCATTGATTCCTTATCAGACAGCTTTTTCCTGGGTATTATTGCCGCTCCAGATTATTGTAGCCTTTATTCTGATCATCCTTCTGGCCGAATTCCTCCCGAAAATACTGGTGAGGATCAATCCAAACGCTGTGCTGAATATCTTCGCCATACCCTTTTTTGTGATTTATATCCTGTTCTGCCCATTGGTGCTTATCTTCAATATCCTCGGGAAAATGTTTTTTATGATCATCTTTCGCGAGAAACCTGTTGTACGGCGCACTGTCATGCATTCCACCGATCTGGATGATTACCTTCAAACCTTTGCCGGAGAACAAAGCCAGGAAGGCAGCAGCATACCTGAAATCCAGATGTTCCAGAATGCCATTGAATTCAGGGACGTGAAAATACGGGAATGTATGGTGCCCAGAACAGATATTGAAGCCATTGAGGTGAACGATAGCATTGATAATCTAAGAAAGAAATTTTCCGAAACCGGCTTTTCCAAAATTCCCGTTTTCCAGGATTCCATCGACAACATTATCGGCTATACTCATCATTCCGACCTCTTTCACAATCCGCAAAGTATTGCACGCATCATAAGATCGCTTAATTATATCCCCGAAACTATGCTGGCCAATGAGGTGTTGTCAATGTTCATCAGAGAACATAAAAGCATTGCCGTCGTCGTGGATGAATTCGGTGGTACATCAGGTATGGTCACAATGGAAGATATCATCGAAGAGATCTTTGGAGAAATAGAAGATGAATACGACGAAGAAGATCTTGTGGAAAAAGACCTCGGAAACGGTGAATACCTTTTCTCCGGCCGTCTTGAGATAGACTATCTCAATGAAAAATATAATCTTAATCTGCCCGAATCGGAAGATTATGAAACCCTCGCCGGGCTTATCCTGCGCCACCATGAAAGCATTCCCGGACCCGATGAAAAAATTATTATCGGTGACATGCTTTTCCATATTGTCCATTCCAGCCGCAACCGGATCGACCAGGTGCACTTAAAATCAGAAGAATAA
- the lptC gene encoding LPS export ABC transporter periplasmic protein LptC: MFFTKFITPVRLLKALAACLTIILLFSCKNNMKDIQAMESMLDTLPDVTAKNIEFLYSENAAVQVKLSAPLMNNYGGKNPRMEFPDGFKVVFYDSLQTVKTVLTANYGINYPERKIMEAHGNVVVINHETGETLNTEELIWDQTKELIYSNKFSKLTSESGVLYGEGLESDQTFTRRRLLHPSGDITVEDSDR, from the coding sequence ATGTTTTTTACCAAGTTTATAACACCGGTACGGCTCCTGAAAGCATTGGCTGCCTGCCTGACAATCATCCTGCTCTTTTCCTGCAAAAACAATATGAAGGATATCCAGGCCATGGAAAGCATGCTGGATACTCTTCCCGACGTGACCGCAAAAAATATCGAATTTCTCTATTCTGAAAACGCTGCCGTGCAGGTAAAACTCAGCGCACCGCTTATGAATAATTATGGGGGTAAGAATCCCAGGATGGAGTTCCCGGATGGTTTCAAAGTGGTCTTCTACGATTCTCTGCAAACCGTGAAAACCGTGCTGACAGCCAACTATGGAATCAACTACCCGGAACGTAAAATTATGGAAGCTCATGGAAACGTGGTTGTTATAAACCACGAAACCGGGGAAACATTAAATACGGAAGAATTGATCTGGGATCAGACTAAGGAATTGATCTACTCAAATAAATTTTCGAAGCTGACCAGCGAAAGTGGTGTCCTTTACGGAGAAGGGCTGGAGTCGGATCAGACTTTCACCAGAAGGCGTTTACTCCACCCATCCGGAGATATCACGGTAGAAGACTCTGACCGGTAA